In a single window of the Scyliorhinus torazame isolate Kashiwa2021f chromosome 2, sScyTor2.1, whole genome shotgun sequence genome:
- the LOC140389546 gene encoding xin actin-binding repeat-containing protein 2-like isoform X4: protein MSRDGKETNSSEAAVISDEPSQAETVPLDIQETIPLKDRLAMYQAAVSKKESNSSSVVAAEEEARALPGGLASVKKQFESHNTVAHYQQQTVQDVTSTRKVQVNNCTRKNDQANGPPSTSEEHISYTMETASVMEQNTHLSSMVGNLESQLIDGVTEDEKPKVSTQMLKQQFEKTAQPTQIATNTTKKIKTEHNFQEMQWPPDVSTSNISTTAGKISEATSLREIGSTAASVSSNCGSMEEFPPPPPDLLNEPSETTYFSQSPELPLSSAKQIIPKDLYSKQRNLYELKRLYKHINPGMRKNLEKEFIQEISEIVTNETKNNDVMGDVQQAKYVFEHTGLSPHKCMSPEREYLEWDEILKGEVQSMRWMFETQPLDSIKDESPDQNETKCISQQEMIGGGDVKYTAWMFESQAIDTLGVSSPESTETTGKIPELARGDVRTATWLFETQPLDTMNKIHHEDEQATETLTTKDITAGDVKTARYLFETQSLDTLGHLDSVDEINFLHLKTEVEEIKGNVKKTTKLFETQPLYVIRDQSGQVLEIKTVKREEIERGDVRTARWLFETKHLDMIHKDISNVKVVCGISREEVNKGGVNKAKWLFETHSLDSIKEQLETDTSAEYQEEIQGADVSRQCWMFETQPFDSLKDNDNARPIETEEIIGGDVRSTKHLFETVPMDTLKDSPDVGKLKHVVASEEEKGDVRHQTWLFETQPLEMIGEEKEKYTKTIQLEEIKKGDVNNHRKMFETMDLSHTDEYKKIQVDGVTSGAVMSNRTLFETTPLYAVQDSAGHYHEVKTVRREEIVRGDVRTCRWMFETTPIDQFDESIQKFQIIKGISKEEIQSGDVKTAKWLFETQPLDAIKYFSNVEDEEIITTQRDDIKGNVQTCRWLFETQPMDALYEKVDIKNEVDEIQKGDVETCTWLFETQPLDAIKDHSETILTTRTVQREDIQGSDVRMACFLFETEPLGNIQGEKEEFRQVTKIDIQSGDVSRKKWIFENKSLDLINSSSEEMLKKIKSMTAEDIQKGNVINCTWLFENHPIDAIKENAEERAILRTINDVQGGDVDKGRFIFETYSLDQIKEDSSETTDLNRFSMEQIEKGDVKNYTMLFETQPLYAIKDKEGCYHEVTTVRKEEVISGDVRGTRWLFETKPLDLIKETDEVYVIKAVTQEDIQKGDVTSARWRFETQPLDKITDHEKVKFKTVSDVQGGNVRSSTQLFESDRDQKYVRTVSVSEIQHGNVRTATWLFESHTIDEIKGEDAEYKEIETVGREDIQKGDVKQAIWLFEKQPLNSVKEVNDTHLKILHEEIPQVDVKTTTWLFETTPLHQFNESAVERSEIIGKNIEGTLKSLYDCKLLQSQGIIIEADEVGDVRMAKYQLLNQTSPEVEKEQIIRGDLQKIMIELLSKKDSTEKGITVDPNEKGNIHLTRAQLLKKTTDINVEKEEILGCDIQQVISNLLSRDSSAKKGILIQESEKGDVKMTVYSLLNRSDNMKVQQGEVTKGDIQAAIDKLIAATSQSSELAQKVRVNDTEKGNVQFYTTCIESGALDYLKVLQQGTDESTMAQQKAEEIIYGDVEGAKQKLKKQQTQIERTVAESEILFGDVQNAVLTFMAEKQTVSASVEKEEIVRGDLRAALYSLNQAINQPTVVEKEQVVRGNLSATLKSLEEAKSQKTCIEKFEVIPGDIKGTLDSLGKSKYTNIEVVEGDGEHGDLQCISKCLDNVQNKKEQAERGIRMRTDLQSSMRNVLETASEKKVLHWISNKGDAKATIQNLQHPSEQWMQPQASGTGAVQNKIHQESHKQKTVAKDTGHKRGACNSIKPLLTTQEQSWMDITKNVNTIQTKHESIKIVNVKADDSVKSDIQDEVQSLSPPDKQHQSKVNEVVKEDITKTLDVHSTRRTSKCSGAQSVQATRIKSTDDTYDAHKIREPFGSFDKQIAKQLVSVSADGQSSFQPPRTSEIIEIPKADIFTDIETVVAQVMNSQPIQGTSIVQQMAQVSNQTVQTSTSQSIMEYDIKSKQEIKRNNELHKTIDNHSQRGNKGLASKIKSGTTSFEKVRISTNKMDIQTQNTRKKGLSHEKMDKKSMSGVQFTIPPAPLSSHGKFVLSPPPSHIEEDGQMFPLPPPPPPPLVQIKSEMYETELPPSPFPTPPPPPPPISPTIPLLQEMFTAGHLLPPSPSPSDLNLLPLPSSHPRSPSQQRKLVNKASKLQPSPKMPNLEYNKQKEQLKNLQLISKPNVTIAEDPMSSKQDIQQQKHEPAQGKHPEPVQHLTRPQVIQSPPHQPEIRPVQKPTQENPAQAASAVNHAFMPPNPSSTRETIKPQPYARKFKTPLMVAEEKYRKEREEMERSRAAKMAWPTNLGKPATAASKSPTKGGSENSFTVMPSVLPNVKSSADHLTSPAGQVVQRENMPPVQKYQIYPKPAETPTAEQHIHPEPSEPTASEVLISTLDSSSQTAVVAASEQLHHILKYSSDVTSNKEDIFNAFKGSVKDIGLETIKQDKETHAKAQEQPGHIKPQSVPSPKFKVKTTQLSKGGHTMQEKKESALSYKEEQKQILKPEENKSQEKTATKQFQLKQNNCMDVAKQEQHNVIVQQHNHMGKYYLSATESKDHNIETTTIPQTLATNVAQDQVKNKKAAQHNQQTYRAHSEETQKVQEKKGKGAVYKEIKNEKMQMHHVKAQKEVFPKFQGEQDQQKADLIVNNQKPLGEHHDWKEMLFSENQIEHKIEQGSFQATEEQSFYVKHAGTKQGLAPAHMERTNQEKEESGSTAIHEKEFDKGIARHYVEISDSYRKREELQNILFRLIQFEKANDNMDLNALKAFLEVVPKWLTDVHRFPMKDIKGNDLQKMKKELTQIKERALLKLAYFDESIQKALISMSGLKPEKETFSGSTPSQKISKISIGSCKLDKQGKRNVEEQACESRRQQLSEPAGQRAQSPAKRMPSPSPSYITIESTARRTESPLRTVSSPPLSQKAYSTPSPVHQETTQMSPIPMHSSDMPTSRIRTSSTSPSLPRSKRYDQLAKLKGTTAKLSQGISQSTQSTHVQVAEKRSEIIPSPATLRRQLKIDTPVTDILPKHESPVKSVTVKDMTEMFEEARRSEKNKVYMRKDPIDIPERLGSDTEDSESAAGKQNVQMPKVDLSECVHKFEVPDQAISFQKEPVIITERSGTDGEANLFGKIPLFEEIPTFDVKPVFESSGQMTIPIKHEQPQGDGKHLKKSKYSQRVKEGIKAATQSRPYPDVINKQLAHVDGFVTEATGSRTRIQHSEMFSGIDSRHAPPTYEDVISGQILDMSADNTPEELLKNFQKTWQESERVFRSLGYEISDTSETRWQEDALQEDVLTENTGSYQGDLHSLSKDSVSYGKSDCRHANLS from the exons GCCTCTGTTATGGAACAGAATACTCATCTGTCAAGTATGGTGGGCAACCTTGAAAGTCAATTGA TAGATGGAGTGACTGAAGATGAAAAGCCAAAAGTCTCCACTCAGATGTTAAAACAGCAGTTTGAAAAAACAGCCCAGCCCACCCAAATAGCGACTAACACCACCAAAAAGATTAAG ACAGAGCACAACTTCCAAGAGATGCAGTGGCCTCCTGATGTTTCTACTTCCAACATCTCCACTACAGCGGGCAAGATTTCTGAAGCCACATCATTAAGAGAAATAGGCAGCACAGCGGCTTCAGTGTCCAGTAACTGTGGAAGCATGGAAGagttccctcctccaccaccagatTTACTCAATGAACCATCAGAAACAACTTATTTCTCGCAATCTCCCGAACTCCCTCTTTCTTCGGCAAAACAAATCATTCCTAAGGACTTGTATTCAAAGCAAAGGAATCTTTATGAGCTAAAGCGTTTGTATAAACATATTAATCCAGGGATGAGAAAGAACCTGGAAAAGGAATTTATACAAGAGATCAGTGAGATTGTGACAAACGAAACGAAAAATAATGATGTAATGGGAGATGTGCAACAGGCTAAATATGTCTTTGAACACACTGGCCTGAGCCCCCATAAATGTATGAGCCCAGAAAGAGAGTATTTAGAATGGGATGAGATCCTTAAAGGAGAGGTACAGTCCATGCGCTGGATGTTTGAGACTCAACCATTAGATTCTATAAAGGATGAATCCCCAGACCAAAATGAGACAAAATGCATTTCACAACAAGAGATGATAGGAGGAGGTGATGTGAAGTACACAGCATGGATGTTTGAGTCACAAGCTATTGATACACTTGGTGTAAGTTCTCCTGAATCTACAGAAACCACTGGTAAGATCCCTGAATTAGCAAGAGGGGATGTCCGCACTGCCACCTGGTTGTTTGAAACACAGCCACTTGACACAATGAATAAGATTCACCATGAAGATGAGCAGGCAACAGAAACTTTAACCACAAAAGACATTACTGCCGGTGATGTTAAAACGGCAAGATATTTATTTGAAACTCAGTCCCTTGATACACTTGGGCACTTAGATTCAGTGGATGAAATTAACTTCCTGCATCTGAAAACTGAAGTTGAAGAAATTAAAGGAAATGTGAAGAAAACAACAAAGTTATTTGAAACTCAACCTCTCTATGTCATTAGGGATCAGTCTGGTCAAGTGCTGGAAATCAAAACTGTCAAAAGAGAGGAGATTGAAAGAGGAGATGTAAGAACTGCACGCTGGCTGTTTGAGACAAAACATTTAGATATGATTCATAAGGACATTTCAAATGTAAAGGTTGTATGTGGTATCTCTAGGGAGGAAGTTAATAAAGGCGGTGTGAACAAGGCTAAATGGTTATTTGAAACACATTCTCTAGACAGCATCAAAGAACAGTTAGAAACAGATACTTCAGCCGAGTATCAGGAAGAAATACAAGGTGCTGATGTTAGTAGACAATGCTGGATGTTTGAAACCCAACCATTTGACTCACTAAAAGACAATGATAATGCAAGACCTATAGAAACTGAAGAAATAATAGGAGGTGATGTGCGTTCAACAAAACACTTATTTGAGACTGTTCCAATGGACACCTTAAAGGACAGCCCAGATGTTGGAAAGCTTAAACATGTGGTTGCTTCTGAAGAAGAAAAAGGGGATGTGAGACACCAGACATGGCTTTTTGAGACCCAACCACTTGAGATGATTGGGGAGGAGAAAGAAAAATATACAAAAACAATTCAGCTGGAAGAAATCAAAAAAGGTGATGTCAACAATCACAGAAAGATGTTTGAAACCATGGATTTGAGTCACACCGATGAATATAAGAAGATTCAAGTGGATGGTGTTACTAGTGGTGCTGTAATGTCAAATAGAACTTTATTTGAAACAACTCCTCTATATGCTGTTCAGGATAGTGCTGGACACTATCATGAGGTTAAAACTGTGAGGAGAGAAGAAATTGTGAGGGGTGATGTCCGAACATGTAGATGGATGTTTGAGACAACACCTATTGATCAGTTTGATGAAAGTATTCAAAAGTTTCAAATCATCAAGGGTATATCCAAAGAGGAAATACAATCTGGCGATGTGAAAACTGCAAAGTGGCTCTTTGAAACACAACCGCTTGATGCCATCAAGTATTTTAGCAATGTAGAAGATGAAGAAATTATAACCACGCAGCGTGATGATATTAAAGGAAATGTACAGACTTGCAGATGGTTGTTCGAGACACAGCCAATGGATGCTCTTTATGAAAAAGTAGATATTAAAAATGAAGTAGATGAGATTCAGAAAGGAGATGTAGAAACGTGTACTTGGTTATTTGAAACTCAGCCCTTAGATGCAATAAAAGATCATTCAGAAACAATTCTAACCACACGTACAGTACAGCGGGAGGACATCCAGGGAAGTGATGTGCGAATGGCCTGCTTCCTGTTTGAGACTGAACCTCTCGGAAATATACAAGGAGAGAAGGAAGAATTTAGGCAGGTAACTAAAATAGATATACAATCAGGGGATGTATCTCGTAAGAAGTGGATCTTTGAAAACAAATCTCTTGATCTGATCAACTCCAGTTCAGAAGAGATGTTGAAGAAAATTAAATCAATGACAGCAGAAGATATTCAGAAAGGCAATGTTATTAATTGCACTTGGCTTTTTGAAAATCATCCAATAGATGCTATAAAAGAAAATGCTGAAGAGCGAGCAATTCTCCGCACAATCAACGATGTTCAGGGTGGGGATGTTGATAAAGGGCGTTTCATTTTTGAGACTTACTCATTGGATCAGATTAAGGAAGACTCTTCGGAGACCACAGATCTCAATAGGTTTAGTATGGAACAAATAGAAAAAGGAGACGTTAAGAACTACACAATGTTGTTTGAAACTCAACCATTGTATGCCATCAAAGATAAGGAAGGATGTTATCATGAAGTCACAACTGTTCGGAAAGAGGAAGTGattagtggagatgtgcggggcaccAGGTGGCTGTTTGAAACTAAGCCACTAGATTTAATTAAAGAAACTGATGAAGTATATGTCATCAAAGCTGTGACACAGGAGGATATTCAAAAAGGGGACGTTACTTCTGCACGCTGGAGATTTGAAACACAACCACTGGACAAAATTACAGATCATGAGAAAGTAAAATTCAAAACAGTTTCTGACGTACAAGGTGGCAATGTGAGATCAAGTACCCAACTATTTGAGTCTGACCGTGATCAGAAATATGTTAGAACAGTCAGTGTCAGCGAAATACAGCATGGTAACGTAAGGACTGCCACTTGGCTTTTTGAATCACATACCATTGATGAAATAAAAGGGGAAGATGCAGAATATAAAGAGATTGAGACAGTTGGACGAGAGGATATACAAAAAGGAGATGtaaaacaggccatttggcttTTTGAGAAGCAACCATTGAATAGCGTAAAGGAAGTGAATGATACACATCTAAAAATACTTCACGAAGAAATTCCACAGGTGGATGTTAAAACTACAACCTGGCTTTTTGAAACTACACCTTTGCACCAATTCAATGAAAGTGCAGTAGAAAGGTCAGAAATAATAGGAAAAAATATTGAGGGAACACTTAAGTCACTCTACGACTGCAAACTTCTCCAATCCCAAGGAATCATCATTGAAGCAGATGAGGTTGGGGATGTCAGAATGGCAAAATATCAACTTCTGAATCAAACATCCCCCGAGGTAGAAAAGGAACAGATTATCAGAGGAGATCTCCAAAAAATAATGATCGAATTACTATCCAAAAAGGACAGTACAGAAAAGGGAATTACTGTGGACCCTAATGAAAAAGGTAACATTCATTTGACAAGAGCACAACTTTTGAAGAAGACAACGGATATTAATGTTGAAAAAGAAGAAATACTTGGTTGTGATATTCAGCAAGTTATCAGCAATCTTTTAAGTCGCGACAGCTCTGCAAAAAAGGGGATTCTGATTcaggagagtgagaaaggggatgtTAAGATGACAGTTTATTCTCTTCTCAACAGATCAGATAACATGAAGGTTCAGCAAGGTGAAGTAACAAAAGGCGATATACAAGCTGCAATTGATAAGCTGATAGCTGCTACGTCTCAGAGCAGTGAACTTGCACAGAAGGTCAGAGTAAATGACACCGAAAAGGGCAACGTTCAGTTTTACACAACTTGTATCGAATCGGGAGCATTGGACTATCTTAAAGTACTTCAGCAAGGGACTGACGAAAGCACAATGGCGCAACAGAAGGCCGAGGAAATAATATATGGAGATGTTGAGGGTGCCAAACAAAAGCTGAAGAAGCAGCAAACGCAGATTGAACGGACAGTTGCGGAATCTGAAATTCTGTTTGGTGATGTCCAAAATGCAGTGCTGACTTTTATGGCAGAGAAACAAACTGTATCTGCCAGTGTAGAAAAAGAAGAAATTGTACGAGGCGATTTAAGAGCAGCTTTGTATTCACTCAATCAGGCCATAAATCAACCCACGGTAGTAGAAAAGGAACAAGTTGTACGTGGCAATCTATCTGCAACTCTCAAATCTCTTGAAGAAGCAAAATCTCAGAAAACATGTATTGAAAAGTTTGAAGTAATTCCAGGAGACATTAAAGGCACTCTAGATTCACTGGGAAAGTCAAAATATACCAATATTGAAGTGGTCGAAGGAGATGGGGAACATGGTGACCTCCAATGTATTTCAAAATGTTTAGACAACGTCCAAAACAAAAAGGAGCAGGCTGAAAGGGGAATCAGAATGAGAACTGACCTTCAATCCTCAATGAGGAATGTATTGGAAACCGCTTCTGAAAAGAAAGTGCTGCACTGGATAAGCAATAAAGGAGATGCAAAAGCTACTATCCAAAATTTACAGCATCCATCAGAACAGTGGATGCAACCTCAGGCTAGTGGAACAGGAGCTGTTCAAAATAAAATCCATCAGGAAAGCCATAAACAGAAAACTGTTGCAAAGGACACTGGCCATAAAAGAGGTGCATGTAATTCCATAAAACCTCTTTTAACAACTCAAGAACAAAGTTGGATGGATATTACAAAAAACGTTAACACAATACAGACAAAACATGAGAGTATTAAAATAGTTAACGTGAAAGCAGATGATTCGGTGAAAAGTGATATACAAGATGAAGTTCAATCTCTTTCGCCACCTGATAAGCAACATCAATCTAAAGTAAATGAAGTTGTTAAAGAAGACATAACGAAAACCTTAGATGTGCACAGTACCAGGAGGACATCTAAATGTAGTGGTGCACAAAGTGTACAAGCAACCAGAATTAAGTCCACAGATGATACATACGATGCACACAAAATAAGAGAACCTTTTGGTTCATTTGACAAGCAAATAGCTAAACAGCTGGTTTCAGTCTCAGCAGATGGTCAGAGTTCTTTCCAGCCACCAAGAACTTCTGAGATTATTGAAATACCAAAGGCTGACATTTTTACAGACATTGAAACAGTAGTTGCACAAGTCATGAACTCTCAACCCATTCAGGGCACCAGTATTGTGCAGCAAATGGCACAGGTATCCAATCAAACAGTCCAGACTTCTACGTCCCAGTCCATAATGGAATATGATATAAAAAGTAAACAGGAAATTAAAAGGAACAACGAGCTGCATAAAACCATCGACAACCATAGTCAGAGAGGAAATAAAGGACTTGCATCTAAGATCAAATCTGGAACTACTTCATTTGAAAAAGTACGAATATCTACAAACAAAATGGACATTCAAACTCAAAATACCAGAAAGAAAGGATTAAGCCATGAAAAGATGGACAAAAAGAGTATGTCAGGGGTTCAGTTTACAATTCCACCTGCTCCACTATCCTCTCATGGTAAATTTGTGCTTTCTCCTCCTCCTTCGCATATAGAAGAAGATGGTCAAATGTTtcctctcccaccaccaccaccaccaccattagtCCAGATAAAATCAGAAATGTATGAAACTGAACTCCCTCCTTCTCCTTTTCCtactccacctcctccccctccccctatcaGTCCTACAATACCACTTCTCCAGGAAATGTTCACAGCAGGACATCTTCTTCCTCCATCTCCTTCACCGTCTGATTTAAACTTACTACCACTACCATCATCGCACCCCCGATCACCTTCCCAACAAAGGAAACTTGTTAATAAGGCATCAAAGTTGCAGCCTTCACCAAAAATGCCGAATCTTGAATACAATAAACAAAAAGAACAACTTAAGAACCTCCAACTTATCTCAAAACCAAATGTAACTATAGCTGAGGATCCCATGTCTTCAAAGCAAGATATTCAACAGCAGAAACATGAACCCGCACAAGGGAAACATCCTGAACCTGTTCAGCATTTAACACGTCCACAAGTTATACAATCACCACCCCATCAGCCAGAAATAAGGCCCGTTCAAAAGCCAACACAGGAAAATCCAGCACAGGCTGCTTCTGCTGTTAACCACGCTTTTATGCCACCAAATCCTTCATCCACGAGAGAAACTATAAAACCGCAGCCTTATGCCAGGAAATTTAAAACTCCTTTAATGGTAGCAGAAGAAAAATAcaggaaagagagagaagaaatggAAAGAAGTAGAGCAGCTAAAATGGCTTGGCCCACAAATTTGGGAAAGCCAGCCACAGCAGCATCAAAAAGCCCAACTAAAGGAGGATCTGAAAATAGTTTCACAGTGATGCCTTCAGTTTTGCCGAATGTTAAATCATCTGCTGATCACTTGACTTCCCCAGCTGGTCAGGTAGTGCAACGAGAAAACATGCCACCTGTTCAGAAGTATCAGATTTACCCAAAACCGGCAGAGACCCCCACTGCAGAGCAGCACATTCATCCAGAGCCGTCAGAGCCCACTGCATCAGAAGTTTTGATATCTACTTTGGATTCTTCCTCCCAGACAGCAGTGGTAGCTGCTTCAGAGCAACTGCACCATATCTTAAAATATTCCTCAGATGTAACGAGCAATAAGGAAGACATATTTAATGCATTTAAAGGTTCAGTGAAAGATATTGGCTTGGAAACCATTAAACAAGACAAAGAGACACATGCAAAGGCACAAGAACAGCCTGGTCATATAAAGCCTCAATCAGTTCCTTCGCCAAAATTTAAGGTCAAGACTACTCAGCTATCTAAAGGGGGTCACACAATGcaagaaaagaaagaaagtgcaCTCTCATACAAAGAGGAGCAAAAACAAATTTTGAAACCAGAAGAAAATAAAAGTCAAGAGAAAACTGCCACTAAACAATTTCAACTAAAACAAAATAACTGTATGGATGTGGCTAAACAAGAGCAGCATAATGTTATTGTTCAGCAACATAATCATATGGGTAAATATTACCTATCAGCAACTGAAAGTAAGGATCATAACATTGAAACGACAACTATTCCACAAACGCTTGCAACAAATGTTGCACAAGATCAAGTGAAAAACAAGAAAGCAGCACAACATAATCAACAAACCTATAGAGCTCATTCAGAAGAAACTCAGAAAGTACAAGAAAAGAAGGGAAAAGGAGCCGTTTACAAAGAAATAAAGAATGAAAAAATGCAGATGCATCATGTTAAAGCCCAGAAGGAAGTGTTTCCAAAATTTCAAGGTGAACAAGATCAGCAGAAAGCTGACTTAATAGTAAATAATCAAAAGCCTTTAGGCGAACACCATGATTGGAAAGAAATGCTATTTTCAGAAAATCAGATTGAACATAAGATAGAACAGGGATCTTTTCAGGCAACAGAAGAGCAGTCTTTTTATGTAAAACATGCAGGCACTAAGCAAGGGCTGGCCCCTGCTCACATGGAACGTACAAACCAGGAGAAGGAGGAAAGTGGAAGTACTGCTATACATGAAAAGGAATTTGATAAAGGTATAGCAAGACATTATGTAGAAATTAGTGATAGTTACCGAAAGCGTGAGGAACTGCAAAATATTTTATTCCGATTGATTCAATTTGAAAAAGCAAATGACAACATGGATCTAAACGCACTGAAAGCCTTTTTGGAAGTGGTTCCTAAATGGCTGACAGATGTTCATAGATTTCCAATGAAGGATATCAAAGGGAATGATTTGCAAAAGATGAAAAAAGAACTAACACAGATTAAAGAGAGAGCATTACTAAAGCTTGCCTACTTTGATGAATCAATACAAAAAGCGTTGATTTCTATGTCTGGTTTAAAAcctgaaaaagaaacatttagtggcAGCACTCCATCACAGAAAATATCCAAGATAAGCATTGGCTCTTGCAAATTAGATAAACAAGGAAAAAGAAATGTGGAAGAGCAAGCATGTGAAAGTAGAAGACAACAATTGAGTGAACCTGCAGGGCAGAGAGCTCAATCTCCGGCAAAAAGAATGCCATCGCCATCCCCTTCATACATCACTATTGAGTCTACTGCAAGGCGCACAGAATCACCCCTTAGAACTGTTTCCTCTCCTCCACTTTCTCAGAAAGCATATAGTACACCATCTCCAGTCCATCAGGAAACTACACAGATGTCTCCCATACCAATGCACAGCTCTGACATGCCAACATCCAGGATTCGCACATCATCAACATCACCTTCTCTACCGAGAAGTAAACGTTATGACCAGCTTGCCAAACTTAAAGGTACCACAGCCAAACTGTCACAGGGTATTTCACAATCTACGCAGTCTACACATGTTCAGGTAGCAGAAAAGAGGTCAGAAATTATTCCATCCCCAGCAACTCTTCGACGACAGTTAAAGATTGACACGCCAGTTACAGACATATTACCTAAACATGAATCTCCTGTAAAGTCCGTTACGGTTAAGGATATGACCGAAATGTTTGAAGAGGCTCGGAGGTCAGAAAAAAACAAAGTGTATATGCGTAAAGATCCTATAGACATTCCAGAACGTTTGGGCTCTGACACAGAGGATTCTGAATCTGCTGCTGGCAAGCAGAATGTCCAGATGCCCAAAGTAGATCTTTCAGAATGTGTTCATAAATTTGAAGTGCCAGATCAAGCAATTTCTTTCCAAAAAGAACCAGTCATAATCACTGAAAGGTCAGGAACAGACGGTGAAGCTAACCTGTTTGGGAAAATACCTTTGTTTGAGGAAATCCCAACATTTGATGTGAAACCTGTGTTTGAAAGCTCTGGGCAAATGACTATTCCTATAAAACATGAACAACCCCAGGGAGATGGAAAACATCTGAAAAAATCTAAGTATTCACAGAGAGTCAAGGAAGGAATTAAGGCAGCAACACAATCTCGGCCATATCCAGATGTAATTAATAAGCAGCTTGCACATGTGGATGGTTTTGTTACTGAAGCAACCGGTTCCAGAACTAGAATCCAGCACTCTGAAATGTTTTCAGGCATTGATTCAAGGCATGCACCGCCAACCTACGAAGATGTAATTTCAGGACAGATATTGGATATGTCAGCTGATAACACACCAGAAGAATTGCTGAAGAATTTTCAAAAGACGTGGCAGGAAAGCGAACGCGTCTTCAGGAGCCTTGGTTACGAAATCTCAGACACCAGTGAAACTAGGTGGcaagaagatgcacttcaggaggaTGTTTTGACTG